The Saccharolobus shibatae B12 genomic interval GTTAAGGGAGAGAGGAGAATTTTCTTCGCAAAGAGAGATAACCCATTAGTAATAGGATTAGGAGACGATAAGACGTTTGTAGCTAGTGATATTCCTTCATTTCTACCTTACACCAGAAAGGTTATAGTAATATCTGATGGAGAGCTAGGCTATGTAACGCCAAATAGTGTTTATATAGAAGACGAAAACGATAATCCAATAGATGTCACAAGTAGGATAAAGATTATAGATTGGGACGCTTCCTCAGCCTCTAAAGAAGGATATCCTCACTTTATGCTTAAGGAAATTCATGAAAGTCCAATTGCTGTTAAAGATACGATCTCTGGACTTTTAAGTGAAATTGATAAGGTAAGTGAAATCGCTGAGGAAATAAGGGAGTCCTCTAGAATAATAATAACCGCTGCTGGAACAAGTTATCATGCTGGATTTTATTTATCATTATTACTTTCTAGAAAAGGATATATGAGTATTCCATTAATTGCATCAGAATATCATAATTTTAGAGCTAAAAAAGGTGATATTGTAATTGCGATAAGTCAAAGTGGAGAAACTCTAGACGTCAAAATGGGTATTAGGAAATTCAAAGAGGAAGGGGCTAAGATAATTGCATTAACGAACGTAATTGAGAGCGACATAGCTAGGGAAAGCGATTACAAACTATATATGAGAGCTGGACCAGAAATAGGAGTGGCGGCTACGAAAACTTTCACATCTGAAATTGCATCCTTACTTTTCTTGTATTCTCTAATAGAAAAGGAAAGCATATCTTATCTAGAAAGCGCTCACGAAACAGTTAGAAATGTAATAACTGAGACGGAAGGATTTGCTAAGAAGATTGGGGAGGAGTTGGCTAACAAGAACAACGCCTATTACTTGGGAAGAGGTCTAGGAGTACCTTTAGCAATGGAAGGAGCATTAAAGATAAAGGAAATAGCGTACATCCACGCTGAAGCGTATCCAGCTGGAGAAAGTAAACATGGACCAATAGCGTTAGTTGAGAATGGATTTCCAATAGTCTTCATAAACGATGGAGAACTGGTAGATGAATTGGAGAAGAATTTACAAGAGATGAAAGCTAGAGGTGGTAAGACTTATTCAATAAGTGTGAATAAGAGACTTAACTTCGCAGATACTGAGATTCTAGTAAATACTGATGAAAAACTCTCTTCACTTGCAATAGCGCCAATAATTCAACTAATAGCATATTACGCTTCTGTTAAGAGAGGATACGATCCAGATAAGCCTAGAAACCTGGCCAAAACAGTAACGGTTGAGTAAAGATGAAAGCTATAGTGTTAGCTGGAGGAAAGGGAGAAGGATTATTGCCATACACTGAGAAGGTTCAGAAAGAGGCTATCACAGTACTAGGCAAAGCAATAATAAACTACACAATAGATGGTTTAAAGAAAGCAGGCATAAAAGAATTTGAGATAATCGTAAACGAGAAGGGAAATCAAATAGAAGAAGAGGTTGAGAAGCTTGACGTATCGTTTGAAACTATAGTACAAAAGAGACAAGGAATTGATGGTGCAGTTCTAGATGGTATGGAAAAGATTGATGACGATGTATTTGTGTTGGCATTTGGTGATATTATTGCACCTGCGGAATTCTACAAGAGCCTTATGGACACTTACATAATGACAGGGAGGCAAGCCGTTATACCGTTAGTACCAGTGAGTGAGGGGACAGAGACTTACGGTCTAGTTAAAATCATTGATAACAAACTAAAGGTAGTTAAAGAAAGCTCAACCCTAGCACTAGGTGGAGCTTACATATTACCAAAACCAAAGGACAATTTCACTTCTCTTCTGGATTATATTGATCTTCTTGCTAGTGAAGCTAAACTCAACTATTTTATTTGGTCAGAGAACTGGGTTGACATAGGTTATCCAGAGGATTTACTATTCGCATTAGAAACGCTGTTAAGGAGAAAGGAAAGCGTTATCTCAGATAAGGCTGAAATTTCGAAAAACGCAATAATTGGGAAGGGAGTTATTGTTGAAGATAATGCGATAATAGAAGATTACGCGATAATTAAAGGACCAGCTTATATCGGTAAAAACGCTTACGTAGGATCGTTTTCTTTAGTTAGAGACTATTCCTCCATAGAAGAGGGAG includes:
- a CDS encoding sugar phosphate nucleotidyltransferase; the protein is MKAIVLAGGKGEGLLPYTEKVQKEAITVLGKAIINYTIDGLKKAGIKEFEIIVNEKGNQIEEEVEKLDVSFETIVQKRQGIDGAVLDGMEKIDDDVFVLAFGDIIAPAEFYKSLMDTYIMTGRQAVIPLVPVSEGTETYGLVKIIDNKLKVVKESSTLALGGAYILPKPKDNFTSLLDYIDLLASEAKLNYFIWSENWVDIGYPEDLLFALETLLRRKESVISDKAEISKNAIIGKGVIVEDNAIIEDYAIIKGPAYIGKNAYVGSFSLVRDYSSIEEGAKIGAYCEIAHSLIEPFAEVGSKSYLTYSIVGKGAKIGASVITASYPAQSLSRPRFNKLGALISPEKVIKHGSIIEAGMKI
- the glmS gene encoding glutamine--fructose-6-phosphate transaminase (isomerizing), which gives rise to MCGIIGVVSNKESNRLAELVVSCLNRLEYRGYDSVGVAALSSANLEVRKAKGTVEEVVRKKNIKELSGYAFLGHTRWATHGAPTDYNAHPHTDCSNNIAVIHNGTIRNFKELRDELQSLGHKFKSETDTEVIPHMMEEYMKRGMDTFQAFRSAVKSIQGSFAILAVVKGERRIFFAKRDNPLVIGLGDDKTFVASDIPSFLPYTRKVIVISDGELGYVTPNSVYIEDENDNPIDVTSRIKIIDWDASSASKEGYPHFMLKEIHESPIAVKDTISGLLSEIDKVSEIAEEIRESSRIIITAAGTSYHAGFYLSLLLSRKGYMSIPLIASEYHNFRAKKGDIVIAISQSGETLDVKMGIRKFKEEGAKIIALTNVIESDIARESDYKLYMRAGPEIGVAATKTFTSEIASLLFLYSLIEKESISYLESAHETVRNVITETEGFAKKIGEELANKNNAYYLGRGLGVPLAMEGALKIKEIAYIHAEAYPAGESKHGPIALVENGFPIVFINDGELVDELEKNLQEMKARGGKTYSISVNKRLNFADTEILVNTDEKLSSLAIAPIIQLIAYYASVKRGYDPDKPRNLAKTVTVE